The nucleotide sequence GGATGCTATCTAGCATCTTTTTTTATTTAAAAACCTAAATCAATTTAAGATAAAATATGAGCGAAGAAAATAAAAAACAATATTCGGCTGATAGTATTCAAGCTTTAGAAGGAATGGAGCATGTACGTATGCGCCCATCGATGTATATTGGAGATGTAGGGGTGCGTGGATTACATCATTTAGTTTATGAAGTTGTAGATAATTCTATTGATGAAGCCTTAGCTGGACATTGTAATAATATTACAGTTACAATTAATGAAGATAATTCTATTACCACTGAAGATGATGGTCGAGGTATTCCAGTTGATATCCATAAAAAAGAAGGTATTTCTGCTCTTGAAGTTGTAATGACTAAAATTGGTGCTGGAGGAAAATTCGATAAAGATTCTTATAAAGTATCAGGTGGATTACATGGTGTAGGAGTAAGTTGTGTTAATGCATTATCTGAACATCTTAAAGCAACTGTTTATAGAGATGGTAAAATTTGGGAGCAAGAATATGAAAGAGGAAAATCACAATATCCTGTAAAACAAGTTGGTAGTACTGATAAAAGAGGAACCACAGTAACCTTTAAGCCTGATTCTACAATTTTCACTCAAACTTTAGAATATAGTTATGATACGTTAGCGAGTCGTTTACGTGAATTAGCATATTTAAATAAAGGAATTACTGTTCATTTAGTAGATAGAAGAACAAAAAAAGAAGATGGAGAATATGAAGGGGAAACATTTCATTCTAAAGAAGGACTTAAAGAATTTATAAAATTTTTAGATGGTAATAGAGAGCCTTTAATGAGCGATGTTATTGCTTTTGAAGGAGAAAAGAATGGTGTCCCTGTTGAGGTAGCGATGATCTATAATACATCGTATGCCGAGAATTTACACTCGTACGTGAATAACATTAATACACACGAAGGAGGAACACATTTATCAGGATTTAGACGTGGGTTGACTCATACGCTTAAGAAGTTTGCAGATGGCTCAGGAATGCTAGATAAATTAAAATTTGATATTGCTGGAGATGATTTTCGTGAAGGATTAACAGCTATTATTTCTGTAAAAGTACAAGAGCCACAATTTGAGGGGCAAACAAAAACCAAATTAGGAAATCGTGAGGTTTCGGCATCTGTGAGTCAAGCTGTTTCAGAAATGTTAACAGATTATTTGGAAGAGCATCCAGATGATGCAAAAACGATAGTGCAAAAAGTAATATTGGCAGCACAAGCACGTCACGCGGCACAGAAGGCACGTGAAATGGTACAGCGTAAAACTGTAATGAGTATAGGTGGTTTACCTGGAAAATTATCGGACTGCTCTGAACAAGACCCTGCAAAATGCGAAGTGTTTTTGGTTGAGGGGGATTCGGCAGGAGGTACTGCAAAACAGGGACGAGACAGAATGTTTCAAGCAATTCTTCCATTAAGAGGTAAAATTCTTAATGTAGAGAAAGCAATGCAGCATAAAGTATTTGAAAACGAAGAAATTAAAAACATTTTTACAGCATTAGGTGTAACTATTGGTACTGAGGAAGACCCAAGAGCATTAAATCTTTCGAAATTAAGATATCATAAAGTTGTGATTATGTGTGATGCCGATATTGATGGAAGTCACATTGCTACACTTATCTTAACGTTCTTCTTCAGATATATGAAAGAATTAGTGGAGAATGGACATATTTATATTGCAACACCA is from Flavobacteriaceae bacterium and encodes:
- the gyrB gene encoding DNA topoisomerase (ATP-hydrolyzing) subunit B; the encoded protein is MSEENKKQYSADSIQALEGMEHVRMRPSMYIGDVGVRGLHHLVYEVVDNSIDEALAGHCNNITVTINEDNSITTEDDGRGIPVDIHKKEGISALEVVMTKIGAGGKFDKDSYKVSGGLHGVGVSCVNALSEHLKATVYRDGKIWEQEYERGKSQYPVKQVGSTDKRGTTVTFKPDSTIFTQTLEYSYDTLASRLRELAYLNKGITVHLVDRRTKKEDGEYEGETFHSKEGLKEFIKFLDGNREPLMSDVIAFEGEKNGVPVEVAMIYNTSYAENLHSYVNNINTHEGGTHLSGFRRGLTHTLKKFADGSGMLDKLKFDIAGDDFREGLTAIISVKVQEPQFEGQTKTKLGNREVSASVSQAVSEMLTDYLEEHPDDAKTIVQKVILAAQARHAAQKAREMVQRKTVMSIGGLPGKLSDCSEQDPAKCEVFLVEGDSAGGTAKQGRDRMFQAILPLRGKILNVEKAMQHKVFENEEIKNIFTALGVTIGTEEDPRALNLSKLRYHKVVIMCDADIDGSHIATLILTFFFRYMKELVENGHIYIATPPLYLVKKGAKKQYAWSDKERDEIVNGYGDGAKIQRYKGLGEMNAEQLWDTTMNPEFRTMRLVQIDNGVEADRIFSMLMGDEVPPRREFIEKNAIYANIDA